A stretch of the Natrinema pellirubrum DSM 15624 genome encodes the following:
- a CDS encoding PD-(D/E)XK nuclease family protein, with protein MPFPRAKSPGQLYEEVQSYDRVITPDGPLASALNRHLDRSHLGPFAIPPRRLAVGRRQESEDRLAFLGMLDHEDLSWKRCAYAVGNILQCWEHRGSHDAIFEYDGYVDDATERAVERIAELETASMKLTNETIDPNLDVVVVEPAMLTQLERAYLPAEYDTVDLFADTEFELPPFRIHDSPTAIVETVVDSVDDENADNVGIVLDQESEYSPLIESALEAADIPFFGGPGFTDRSEHRLFLHLLRTAHRGTDTRISEIRSLLTVFDCDVVDADTNKRLHELDDGDLKWLIDFCHDVQEYTFSDALSVFERHAGDTMDAFREELETLTIADESITEARLDDLSFYLQTYEVPVDRENEGVLLADAKSASYVGREVVFYLGLDDRWTHSAPRRPWVDQDAQFTRNLKSFQLLLQSGSQQHYLVQDATGGSPVTPCLYFEELLEPEYDRFSDLPSTSHQIETAARAGDGFENEPVGVTSDPVETISKSSLNTYVNSPRDYYFSRIVDGPEKAYLTEGNLLHDFAEFYVNHPDEIDEETLSEVVELMLEDVRPLVRSVDERTRRTEYRASLETIVSYLDANQPTEGAFLTPSSGGDNAVAAHFGRDVDSPVTERRFTDEELGINGMIDLVQSQQELLDYKSGSESSATSIVKHAAIDEPTDEPDFQAALYLTYWRLQRPGDQLSFTFFYVTELVDDVIAGDADIDDALTTVTYYPESLTEHVQREEFFEYLREEGAQKCQKILSKIDYQTYAALFDAAPLVETTDSDELIDSEFGETMIDRLEAEIGEYKYVTTGSKQVMRAIVDRQKGAFFKNDLDAFESFVDERLAELNRRRTGDEAFPIEGLAGEPNYRRVDNRDLLLEGEQ; from the coding sequence GTGCCATTTCCCCGCGCCAAATCGCCAGGCCAACTCTACGAAGAGGTTCAATCGTACGACCGGGTGATCACTCCGGATGGGCCGCTTGCAAGTGCTCTCAACCGCCACCTCGATCGTTCGCATCTCGGTCCGTTCGCGATCCCACCACGCCGACTTGCAGTTGGTCGACGCCAAGAGTCCGAGGACCGTCTCGCTTTCCTCGGTATGCTTGATCACGAGGACCTCTCCTGGAAGCGCTGTGCATACGCGGTTGGGAATATCCTCCAGTGTTGGGAACACCGAGGGTCACACGACGCTATCTTCGAGTACGACGGCTACGTCGACGATGCCACCGAACGAGCTGTGGAGCGAATCGCGGAACTCGAGACCGCCTCGATGAAGCTCACAAACGAGACCATCGATCCGAATCTCGACGTGGTCGTCGTCGAGCCGGCGATGCTCACCCAGCTCGAACGAGCGTATCTGCCTGCCGAGTACGACACGGTCGACCTCTTCGCTGATACCGAGTTCGAGCTTCCGCCGTTCCGTATACACGATTCGCCGACTGCGATCGTCGAAACCGTCGTCGATTCCGTCGATGACGAGAACGCTGATAACGTCGGGATTGTTCTCGACCAGGAAAGCGAGTATTCACCGCTTATCGAGTCCGCGCTCGAAGCGGCCGATATCCCGTTTTTCGGCGGGCCGGGATTCACAGATCGCAGCGAACACCGGTTGTTCCTCCACCTCCTCCGGACCGCCCACCGGGGGACTGATACCCGAATAAGCGAGATCCGGTCGCTGTTGACGGTCTTCGATTGTGACGTCGTCGACGCTGACACAAACAAGCGACTGCACGAGCTTGACGATGGAGATCTCAAGTGGCTGATCGACTTCTGCCACGATGTCCAAGAGTACACGTTCTCGGATGCTCTTTCAGTGTTTGAACGCCACGCCGGCGACACGATGGATGCCTTCCGGGAGGAACTGGAGACACTCACCATCGCGGACGAATCCATCACGGAAGCGCGCCTCGACGATTTGTCGTTCTATCTCCAGACCTACGAGGTGCCGGTCGATCGAGAGAACGAGGGTGTCTTGCTCGCCGATGCGAAATCAGCGTCGTACGTGGGTCGTGAGGTTGTCTTCTACCTAGGGCTTGACGACCGCTGGACCCACTCGGCCCCACGTCGTCCGTGGGTCGACCAGGACGCCCAGTTTACACGGAATCTTAAGAGCTTCCAGCTGCTGTTGCAGAGCGGCAGCCAGCAACACTATCTCGTCCAAGATGCGACCGGCGGATCACCCGTTACGCCGTGCCTGTACTTCGAAGAGCTCCTCGAACCGGAGTACGACCGCTTCTCCGATCTACCTTCGACAAGTCATCAGATCGAAACCGCAGCACGAGCTGGTGACGGATTCGAGAACGAACCTGTCGGTGTGACTTCCGACCCGGTCGAGACGATCAGCAAGTCGAGTCTCAACACCTACGTGAACTCACCGCGAGACTACTACTTCAGCCGGATAGTCGACGGTCCGGAGAAGGCGTATCTCACCGAGGGCAACCTGCTCCACGACTTCGCGGAGTTCTACGTCAACCATCCGGACGAGATTGACGAAGAGACACTCTCGGAGGTCGTCGAACTTATGCTCGAGGACGTCCGTCCGCTGGTTCGCTCCGTCGACGAACGGACCCGGCGCACTGAATATCGTGCGAGCCTCGAAACGATCGTCTCATATCTTGACGCGAACCAGCCGACCGAGGGCGCGTTTCTGACGCCGTCCAGTGGGGGTGATAATGCCGTCGCTGCTCACTTCGGTCGGGATGTCGACTCTCCCGTGACTGAACGTCGGTTTACTGACGAAGAACTGGGCATCAATGGAATGATCGACCTCGTTCAGTCGCAGCAAGAACTGCTCGACTACAAGAGTGGCAGCGAGAGCAGCGCCACCTCAATCGTCAAACACGCTGCGATTGACGAGCCGACAGACGAGCCTGACTTTCAGGCAGCACTTTATCTCACCTATTGGCGATTACAACGTCCGGGTGACCAACTCTCGTTCACCTTCTTCTACGTCACCGAACTCGTCGACGACGTGATCGCCGGCGACGCCGACATCGACGACGCGTTGACGACTGTAACATACTACCCTGAATCGCTCACCGAGCACGTGCAACGTGAGGAATTCTTCGAGTATCTCCGTGAGGAGGGGGCACAGAAATGCCAGAAGATCCTCTCGAAGATCGACTATCAGACATACGCCGCGCTCTTCGATGCTGCGCCGCTTGTCGAGACGACTGACAGCGACGAACTCATCGACTCCGAGTTCGGAGAGACGATGATTGACCGGCTCGAAGCCGAGATTGGCGAGTACAAGTACGTGACAACAGGGAGCAAGCAGGTGATGCGAGCAATCGTCGACCGACAGAAGGGTGCATTCTTCAAGAATGATCTCGATGCGTTCGAATCGTTTGTCGACGAGCGACTGGCGGAACTCAACCGACGCCGCACTGGCGACGAGGCGTTCCCAATCGAGGGGCTCGCCGGTGAGCCGAACTACCGACGGGTGGACAATCGTGACCTTCTCTTAGAGGGTGAACAATGA
- a CDS encoding Eco57I restriction-modification methylase domain-containing protein has translation MDEYLQQQEVERPVDTDDIVDAVEGWTGTSTSLTERNLQQSFVSDIFSDVLGYTRPRGSAGEFQLLPESLSEGGDGFPDVLLGHFEQDDGDLTEDVRKVVGELKDPGTDLDKVDPSRLKSPVEQAFEYAITNGLSVRWVVASNMEVVRLYHHGSIDHYEEWEIDEFLDADGELTETFWEFYFIMHRRFLIGEDADSDIEDLMAQNLSERLELTEDFYQFYREAVEDVYEEIINEAPELGESSDGQLAAIQAAQTLIHRGLVICFFSDHPSGLLPDDLLEDVVSTGATLPTLDDRKIYPLIQDMFRVIDTGSPDEYPYDIFGYDGGLFEEDEVLQSVILPDELFTREYEIGDTTINGVYGFYEYDFHQDLNEHVLGRIFEESVGDIEQVRANLAEGESNPFSGDRGDYGLYFTREGLTEYVAEHAIQDLLQDKRAKIRDELDLENGEMEMENPDKEFLEAYLKEIVNIRIADIACGSGAFLVSCFNHLSREARRVHEKLRSAKVAAAGSDGPVQVPLESFEKREIEILDKCLHGNDLLQEAIEISKLSVWLRSARKNTSLGMLTGNFASQDALAGEIQFEDIDETAGFGEFDLIIGNPPWGGQVSPEAAEWVDDEFGDEFDVENMDTYELFILTACKYLDDGGRLAYVLPKTLLRSEKAEIRQHLLDNYEFERFHIMGADWFGSDIRMSTVTMQLKNTEPSDDNTFRSMTLVDEDRRKAIEGELSLSQLESAYAFDIPQSRCIESGEIEPFRYVEDDELLETMEDNSIPVGAFCESHRGVELNKAGHVIKCPACGKWIAPPRGRDPDTEKTCNYCDVVFEYQDRTAEEYLISDDPDDGDVPYMDGDSFDARYDELELKGLDLGYDGVNYKDQSVYDGDKLFIREAGVGLSVAFHDDTVYCPRSVYVYKIRSDQGDMLDWYVDVDLDNEDEEYEGKWTDPENVPSGLDTTTYHKFLLGLMNSRVLHYYMFKRSGEIDAAEAFANMRQTDIRELPVPVAKLSEEDGRERAEEIADCVDTMFDDGELGDTTDWKIDRLLMELYGLDPGKLVYINSQMGLGAYHKKMQELYPDGKPPAPERKQDVTLNVDAAEAAEADD, from the coding sequence GTGGATGAGTACTTACAGCAACAGGAAGTCGAACGCCCAGTCGACACCGACGACATTGTTGATGCCGTGGAAGGCTGGACGGGAACGAGCACGTCACTCACTGAGCGCAACCTGCAGCAATCGTTCGTAAGTGACATTTTCAGCGATGTACTTGGATACACTCGACCGCGCGGCAGCGCCGGTGAATTCCAACTCCTCCCTGAATCACTCTCCGAAGGCGGTGACGGGTTCCCCGACGTTCTACTCGGTCACTTCGAACAGGACGACGGGGATCTCACTGAAGACGTCAGGAAAGTCGTCGGTGAGCTGAAAGACCCGGGGACGGACCTCGATAAAGTCGATCCATCGCGCCTCAAATCACCGGTGGAGCAGGCATTCGAGTACGCGATCACGAACGGTCTGTCCGTTCGGTGGGTTGTCGCGTCGAACATGGAAGTAGTCAGGTTGTACCACCACGGCAGTATCGACCATTACGAGGAGTGGGAGATCGACGAGTTCCTTGACGCCGACGGTGAGTTGACCGAGACGTTCTGGGAATTCTACTTCATTATGCACCGACGGTTCCTAATCGGTGAGGATGCCGATTCGGACATCGAGGACCTCATGGCGCAGAACCTGTCCGAACGGTTGGAACTCACCGAGGACTTCTACCAATTCTACCGGGAAGCTGTGGAGGACGTGTACGAGGAAATTATCAACGAAGCCCCGGAACTCGGCGAATCCAGCGACGGGCAACTTGCCGCGATTCAAGCCGCTCAAACCCTGATACACCGCGGTCTCGTAATTTGCTTCTTCTCAGACCACCCGTCCGGACTACTCCCGGACGACCTGCTTGAGGACGTCGTCAGCACCGGCGCGACACTCCCGACGCTGGACGACCGGAAAATCTACCCGCTCATTCAGGATATGTTCAGAGTCATCGACACTGGGAGCCCGGACGAGTACCCGTACGATATCTTCGGGTACGACGGCGGGTTGTTCGAGGAGGACGAAGTGCTGCAGTCAGTGATCCTCCCGGACGAGTTGTTCACTCGGGAATACGAGATCGGGGATACGACGATTAACGGCGTGTACGGGTTCTACGAGTACGACTTCCACCAAGACCTGAATGAGCACGTTCTCGGCCGTATCTTCGAGGAGAGCGTGGGTGATATCGAGCAGGTGCGAGCGAACCTCGCAGAAGGCGAATCGAACCCGTTCAGCGGTGACCGAGGGGACTATGGCCTGTACTTCACGCGGGAGGGTCTCACCGAGTACGTCGCCGAGCACGCGATACAGGACCTTCTACAGGACAAGCGCGCGAAGATTCGGGACGAGTTAGACCTTGAGAACGGGGAGATGGAGATGGAGAACCCCGACAAGGAATTCCTTGAAGCCTACCTGAAGGAAATTGTCAACATCCGAATCGCGGACATAGCGTGCGGGTCCGGTGCGTTCCTGGTGTCCTGTTTCAACCACTTGAGCCGTGAGGCGCGTCGAGTGCACGAGAAGCTCCGATCCGCGAAGGTAGCAGCAGCCGGTTCGGACGGACCGGTACAGGTGCCGCTTGAATCGTTCGAAAAGCGGGAAATCGAGATTCTGGACAAGTGCCTGCACGGGAACGACCTACTACAGGAAGCGATTGAAATCTCGAAACTCTCCGTGTGGCTACGCTCAGCGCGGAAGAACACGTCACTCGGTATGCTCACCGGGAATTTCGCGTCACAGGACGCGCTCGCCGGGGAAATCCAATTCGAAGACATCGATGAAACGGCCGGGTTCGGCGAGTTCGACCTGATAATCGGGAATCCGCCGTGGGGCGGGCAAGTAAGCCCCGAAGCGGCCGAATGGGTTGACGATGAGTTCGGTGACGAGTTCGACGTCGAGAACATGGACACGTACGAGTTGTTCATCCTCACCGCGTGCAAGTACCTAGACGACGGTGGCCGGTTAGCGTACGTTCTCCCGAAAACCCTGCTCCGGTCCGAGAAGGCTGAAATCCGGCAGCACCTGCTCGATAACTACGAATTCGAACGATTCCACATCATGGGCGCGGACTGGTTCGGAAGTGATATCCGCATGTCCACGGTGACGATGCAGCTCAAGAACACCGAGCCGAGCGACGACAACACGTTCCGGTCGATGACTCTCGTCGATGAAGACCGTCGGAAAGCGATTGAAGGTGAGTTGAGCCTATCGCAGCTGGAGTCAGCGTACGCGTTCGACATCCCGCAGAGCCGATGCATCGAGTCCGGGGAGATCGAGCCGTTTCGGTACGTTGAGGACGACGAGCTCCTCGAAACGATGGAAGACAATTCGATACCGGTCGGTGCGTTCTGTGAGTCGCACCGTGGCGTCGAGTTGAATAAGGCTGGGCACGTCATCAAGTGCCCGGCGTGCGGGAAGTGGATTGCCCCGCCGCGCGGTCGAGACCCGGACACGGAGAAGACGTGCAACTACTGTGACGTCGTGTTCGAGTATCAGGACCGAACAGCCGAGGAGTACCTGATTAGCGACGACCCGGACGACGGTGACGTGCCGTACATGGACGGTGATTCGTTCGATGCACGGTACGACGAACTAGAGTTGAAGGGTCTCGACTTAGGGTACGATGGCGTCAATTACAAAGACCAGTCCGTGTACGACGGGGATAAGCTGTTCATCCGGGAAGCCGGCGTAGGGTTGTCGGTCGCGTTCCACGACGACACGGTGTACTGTCCGCGGTCGGTGTACGTGTATAAGATCCGCTCCGACCAGGGTGACATGCTGGACTGGTACGTGGACGTCGATCTTGACAACGAGGACGAGGAGTACGAGGGGAAATGGACCGACCCGGAGAACGTCCCGAGCGGTCTCGACACGACGACGTACCACAAGTTCCTACTCGGGTTGATGAACTCCCGTGTGCTGCATTACTACATGTTCAAGCGTAGCGGGGAGATTGACGCCGCAGAGGCGTTCGCTAATATGCGGCAGACGGACATCAGGGAACTCCCGGTCCCGGTGGCGAAACTCTCCGAAGAAGACGGGCGTGAGAGGGCAGAAGAGATTGCTGATTGCGTCGATACGATGTTCGATGACGGCGAGTTAGGTGACACTACGGATTGGAAGATCGACCGGTTGCTAATGGAGTTGTACGGCCTGGATCCGGGGAAACTCGTGTACATCAACTCGCAGATGGGGCTCGGTGCGTATCACAAGAAGATGCAGGAGCTGTACCCGGATGGGAAGCCACCGGCACCGGAACGGAAGCAGGACGTGACGTTGAACGTGGACGCCGCGGAAGCGGCCGAAGCGGACGATTAG
- a CDS encoding IS5-like element ISNpe14 family transposase, with the protein MRSKRPIIRQCKNLAKQHVDNPDEPAAPDGASGFAEWTQIAFILLHAELDKDFRETEAWFNDSRAIREELNIDKSPDHTTLCRWEQQVDMRELRSLLRRSAEQAGWSGTAAIDASGFQRDQTSYHYRNRAGFSFHKLKTTILVDTESLAIKDVHFTTKRKWDGHIGLQVYRRNAEDLQEFLADANYSWSDLREECRAGATRPLIKHREHNALKKAHNARMDEDLYHQRTLSETAFSLLKDDGEKLRSRSWHGQFRELTRKCIVHNLSQAAS; encoded by the coding sequence ATGAGGTCGAAACGGCCGATCATACGGCAGTGTAAGAATCTTGCCAAACAGCACGTGGATAACCCTGACGAACCCGCTGCGCCGGACGGCGCCAGCGGGTTCGCCGAGTGGACTCAGATCGCGTTTATCCTCTTGCATGCGGAACTCGACAAAGATTTCCGAGAGACTGAAGCATGGTTCAATGACTCCAGAGCCATCCGTGAAGAGCTTAACATCGACAAATCGCCGGATCACACCACGCTCTGTCGATGGGAGCAACAGGTCGACATGCGTGAACTCCGCAGCCTGCTCCGCCGCAGTGCGGAGCAGGCTGGCTGGTCGGGAACAGCAGCAATCGACGCCAGTGGCTTCCAGCGAGATCAAACCAGCTATCATTACCGGAATCGTGCTGGCTTCTCGTTTCACAAGCTGAAGACAACGATTTTGGTCGATACAGAGTCACTGGCGATCAAAGACGTTCATTTCACGACGAAGCGCAAGTGGGACGGACACATCGGCTTGCAGGTCTATCGGCGCAACGCCGAAGACCTGCAAGAGTTCCTTGCAGATGCGAACTATTCGTGGTCAGATCTCAGAGAGGAGTGTCGCGCTGGCGCGACACGACCGCTAATCAAACACAGGGAGCACAATGCGCTGAAGAAAGCGCATAACGCTCGGATGGACGAAGATCTGTACCATCAGCGGACACTGAGTGAGACTGCGTTCTCACTGCTGAAGGATGACGGTGAGAAGTTACGCTCTCGGAGCTGGCACGGCCAGTTCCGAGAGCTCACGCGCAAGTGTATCGTGCATAACCTATCGCAGGCGGCGAGTTAG
- a CDS encoding Cdc6/Cdc18 family protein — MIRDARVLRAGFVPREVEHRDAEVNHLSSVLEPITNGEPADTAIVTGPSGAGKTCISQFVTERLREEVLDVETTYVNCWRNYTRFRTLYQILDDFGATIDIHRQSTPHDELVDRLQQHDGPRTVVILDEVDQLEDPSVIYDLHSLPQFAIICIANKEEELFSRVDDRLVSRLRSSEHVRMDKYHDEQLYDILSARAKWGLDEDVITDDQLYRIADAAAGDARLAIGILRTAAGKADRENHERITDDILLDAAEDARAQIKQKSLDSLTPHQRVVYDIVREHGPVGPSEIHERYTEDVDDPRTKRTIRTYLSKMEQYNLLEAEGTSRDREYSLVDSAAASPMQ, encoded by the coding sequence ATGATCCGCGATGCTCGCGTTCTCCGCGCCGGGTTCGTCCCTCGGGAAGTTGAGCATCGCGACGCCGAAGTCAACCACCTCTCCAGCGTCCTCGAGCCCATCACGAACGGAGAGCCTGCAGACACGGCCATCGTCACTGGACCCAGTGGCGCCGGCAAGACCTGCATCTCGCAATTCGTCACGGAACGGCTCCGCGAAGAGGTCCTCGACGTCGAGACTACCTACGTCAACTGCTGGCGCAACTACACCCGGTTCCGCACGCTCTACCAGATCCTCGACGACTTCGGCGCGACCATCGACATCCACCGGCAGTCGACGCCGCATGACGAACTCGTCGACCGCCTCCAGCAGCATGACGGCCCGCGGACCGTCGTCATTCTCGACGAGGTCGACCAACTGGAGGACCCCAGCGTCATTTACGACCTCCACAGCCTCCCGCAGTTCGCGATCATCTGTATCGCGAACAAGGAAGAGGAGCTGTTCAGCCGCGTCGACGACCGCCTCGTGAGCCGGCTGCGCTCCAGCGAACACGTCCGGATGGACAAGTACCACGACGAGCAGCTGTACGACATCCTGAGTGCGCGGGCGAAGTGGGGACTCGATGAGGACGTCATCACCGACGACCAGCTCTACCGGATCGCCGACGCGGCCGCCGGCGACGCCCGCCTCGCAATCGGCATCCTTCGAACGGCCGCCGGCAAGGCCGATCGCGAGAACCACGAGCGCATCACCGACGACATTCTCCTGGACGCCGCCGAGGATGCTCGAGCCCAGATCAAGCAGAAGAGCCTCGACTCACTCACCCCCCATCAGCGGGTTGTCTACGACATCGTTCGCGAGCACGGCCCGGTCGGGCCGAGCGAGATTCACGAGCGCTATACCGAGGACGTCGATGATCCACGGACGAAGCGGACTATCCGCACGTACCTCTCGAAGATGGAGCAGTACAACCTCCTCGAGGCGGAAGGGACGAGTCGGGATCGAGAGTACTCGCTCGTCGATTCAGCAGCTGCGTCGCCGATGCAGTAA